The genomic stretch CTCATCGGACAAGGTTCCCTTGATGTTGGTGATGCACTGCCCCACGGCCGCGTCGAAGCCGAGTCCCGCCTCGACGCTGATCGTAAGCAGGTCCATGGTGTCGGGGAGCTCCCGCCGGATGTTTTCCTGCCTTCGATTCGCGCGTCCCGAGAGCAGCGAGTGAGGGCCGAACCACCCTACATAGCAGAGCAGGCCCGCGCCCACAATGGCCAGCGTATCCAGTTTCCCGCCCAGCACGGATGTCGTCAGAAAGAAGGTGGGGAGAATCACACCCACGAGAAGCCTGATCGCCATTATCCGCTCGGCGTTCCATCCCTTGGGAGAACCAGCGAGCAGGAGCTTTCGATCGAGCCGGTTGCGCATGTCCTCGCTGGTCAGTCGTTTGACGATGGCGCCGAAACCATTGATTGCAGGATGTACGAACCGTTGGGTCAGAGGCCGGTTCAACTCCTCCTGCTTGAGGTCGATCCCGAGGTCGACGGATCCGAGCTGCGCCTCGAGAACCTGCGCCGCTCTGCGGTGTTGATTGCGGCCGCCGACCACGGACGCGGTTAGCAGTCCCACGGCAAGAAAGGTCGAAGCAAGGGCAAGAGCCAGATACGTATCAGACATCGATCTTCACGACCTTTCTCATCCAGATGATCCCCAGAGCCATAAGCGCCCCTCCGACCGCCAACATCACGAGACCCATGTTCGTAGTCCA from Betaproteobacteria bacterium encodes the following:
- a CDS encoding type II secretion system F family protein, which produces MSDTYLALALASTFLAVGLLTASVVGGRNQHRRAAQVLEAQLGSVDLGIDLKQEELNRPLTQRFVHPAINGFGAIVKRLTSEDMRNRLDRKLLLAGSPKGWNAERIMAIRLLVGVILPTFFLTTSVLGGKLDTLAIVGAGLLCYVGWFGPHSLLSGRANRRQENIRRELPDTMDLLTISVEAGLGFDAAVGQCITNIKGTLSDELARVMQEMQLGVARAQAFRNLDTRTDVEELKSFVLAMIQADQFGISVSRVLRAQAGQLRVRRRQRAEEKAMKLPVKMIFPLILCVMPALFVVIIGPGVVRMAQNLFTAF